A genomic segment from Bacillus thermozeamaize encodes:
- a CDS encoding formamidase — protein sequence MSKLHITVDPNRPAEEQKEVLQNRWHPDIPAIADVKPGDDFILECLDWTAGQVRNDDSADDIRDMDLTPNHHLTGPIYVEGAEPGDLLIVDILDLGPHPKRNWGYTGIFSKYNGGGFLTDHFPHAHKAIWDFNGVYATSRHIPGVRIPSIAHPGILGTAPSHDLLQKWNERERKLISQNSNRVPPLALPPEPKNAILGNLKPGTGEYDRIAKEAARTIPPRENGGNRDIKNLTRGARAYLPVYVPGAKLTVGDLHFTQGDGEITFCGAIEMAGWIHLHVDVIKNGMSKYNISHPIFIPSPIEPRFSKYIVFEGYSVDEEGNQHYLDAHVAYRQACLQAIEYLKGFGYSGEEAYMILGTAPIEGRISSVVDIPNACCTLWLPTDIFDFDIMPTDDGPKKVIKGGTLPKAL from the coding sequence ATGAGCAAACTACACATAACTGTCGATCCGAACCGGCCGGCAGAAGAACAAAAAGAAGTGCTACAGAATCGGTGGCATCCTGACATTCCTGCCATTGCAGATGTAAAACCAGGAGATGACTTTATCCTTGAATGTCTGGATTGGACGGCGGGACAAGTGCGAAATGATGACAGCGCGGACGACATTCGTGATATGGATTTGACACCAAACCACCATCTTACCGGACCAATCTATGTAGAAGGCGCCGAACCAGGCGACCTACTCATTGTCGATATTTTAGATCTTGGGCCTCACCCCAAGCGTAATTGGGGATACACCGGTATTTTCTCCAAGTATAATGGCGGCGGATTTTTAACCGATCATTTTCCTCACGCCCATAAAGCCATCTGGGATTTTAACGGAGTGTATGCTACTTCCAGACACATCCCGGGGGTACGCATTCCTTCAATCGCACACCCTGGTATTTTGGGAACAGCCCCCTCCCACGACCTGCTTCAAAAATGGAATGAACGGGAAAGAAAACTGATCTCCCAAAATAGTAATCGAGTCCCTCCACTGGCCTTGCCGCCGGAGCCGAAAAATGCCATCCTCGGTAACTTAAAACCGGGCACCGGAGAATACGATCGCATCGCCAAAGAGGCCGCCCGCACCATTCCGCCGAGAGAAAATGGTGGTAACCGTGATATCAAAAATTTAACCCGTGGTGCAAGGGCTTATTTACCCGTATACGTGCCTGGAGCCAAATTAACCGTTGGAGATCTTCACTTTACACAAGGGGATGGGGAAATTACATTTTGCGGTGCCATTGAAATGGCAGGCTGGATCCACCTGCATGTGGATGTGATCAAGAATGGCATGAGCAAATATAATATCAGTCACCCGATTTTTATTCCTAGTCCCATAGAACCTCGGTTTTCAAAGTATATCGTCTTTGAAGGCTATTCTGTAGATGAGGAAGGAAATCAACATTACCTTGATGCACACGTGGCTTATAGACAAGCTTGCCTCCAGGCAATCGAATACTTGAAAGGATTTGGTTACAGTGGCGAAGAAGCGTATATGATATTAGGAACGGCGCCTATTGAAGGTCGAATAAGTTCTGTGGTGGATATCCCCAATGCGTGTTGTACCCTGTGGCTCCCCACTGACATCTTCGATTTTGACATTATGCCAACCGATGACGGACCGAAAAAAGTCATAAAAGGCGGTACTTTACCGAAAGCACTGTAA